The genomic region AGCAGCTCCAGGCCCCGGCCCACCCCGAACGCCAACGCCGAATCAGCCGGCGACCATTCCCACTCCCGGCGGGTCAGAAACGGCGCCGGCCCGAGCGCGGCGTTCACCGTCGCCGTGACCGCGAACACCGGCACCGCCGCGCCCAGCACCGCCCCCACCCGCTGCGCCGCCGCGCCCTGCACGACTGCGCCGTCCACCGTCCCGCCGCCGCCCGCACCCGCCGCGGCGGCCTGCGTCACCGCCGCCACCGCATGCACCGCGCGCAGCGACGCATACGACGACAACCCCTCGACCAGCGCACCGAGCCCACCCTGCCCGGGGCCCTGCACGATCCCGACGGCGACGAGCAGATCGGCCTCGGCCACCGCCCGAGCGACCTCGACCGGCTCGCCGGCGTCGCTGCGACCGACCTCGACGAGGTTCGCCGCGTCCTCGGCGTCGTGGCAGGCCAGCTGCGTCGGCCAGAACGACCGGAACACCCGCTCCCCGACGATCCCCGCCACCTCGGCGGCACCCAGACGCCGGTGCAGCCCGTTGGCCACCACCAGCGTCACCTCGTCGACACCGGCCGCCGCCGCCACGGTCAGCACCTGCTCCAGGATCCGCCCGCGTACGTCCACCCCCCGCACCCGCGGCTGCGGAGTACGCAGATCGTCCACGCTGATCGCCAGACGCATCCCCGGGCGCAGCAGCGCCGACAGCGGCGCGCTGCCCACCGGCTCGGCCAGCGCCGCGCCGATCGCCGCGTCGACGTCACCGACCCCCGGGCGCGGCTGCGGCGGATACACCACCCGCGTGCCCAGCGGGAACCGTTCCAGCAGCACCCCGGCGCCGGAATGGACCAGCAGCGGGGGAGTCCGCTCGTCGACCTCGAGCACGAACCCCGGTCTCACTGTCGCGATCCTCTCCACGTCCGCCCCGATGAGCCACACCCTGCGTGCGCCCAGTCCACCCCCGCCGCCCCCGCCATCCCGATCATCCCGGGCATCCCGGCCCTGGGCGTCCGCCCGGCCGCGGTCATGACGGCGCCGCCGGATCGAACGCCACCCGCACCGCACCGAGGCGCCCCGCGTCCCACGCATGGGCCAGCGCGTCACGCCACCGGGTCAGCGGATAACCACCGGTGACCAGCCCGTCCAGCGGCGCGGTCGCGGCCAGCTCCCACGCCCGCGCCAGCACGTCGCCCGCCCCCGGATCGGCGCTGGTCCGCGCCGCCCCGACCAGCTCCAGCCCCCGCGCCCACAGCGGCGTCAGATCCACCCGGTCCGACGGGGTACCGGCCACCACCACCCGCCCACCCGCCCGGGTCGTGCGCAGCGCCGTCGCCAGCGCCTGGGCGCTGCCCGCCGCGTCCACCGCCACATCCACCCCGCCGAGCAGGAACGACCCGCCCGACGACGGGGTCACCCGCAGCGCATGCGTGCCGCGGCGCACCCCGGCGACCGCCCCGGCCGGGTCGAACACCGCGTCCGCGCCGAACCGGCCGGCCACCTGCGCCTGACGCGGATGACGCGCCACGACGGCCACCGACCCGGCGTCGGTGAACGCCCGCAACGCCAGCACCGTGCACAACCCGACCGCCCCCGCGCCGACGACCAGCACCCGCGCCCCGGGCGCCACCCGGGCCCGATCGGCGGCGTGCACGGCGCGAGCCAGCGCGTCGAGGAGCACCGCACGCTCGTCGGGCAGACCCTCGGGCACCGCGTGCAGCTGACCACGATGGGCCAGCGTGACCCGGCTCCATCCGCCGCCACCGACCCCGACCTCAGCCGCCCGCGCCCCCACGCCCGCCCCCGCCTCGGACGGCGAACCTGCCCCCGACAGCGACACGGATCCGGCCGGCGGCGCCACCGGATCGACGACGACCCGGGCACCCGCGGCCAGCACCCGGCCGTCGGGAAGGGCCACCTGCTGCTCCACCCGGCCGACGACCTCCCGTCCCGGCACGAACGGCAACCCGACCACCGCCGTCAGATACGCCGACGCCCGACCGGTCACCAGCGCCAGATCCGCCCCGCCGATCCCCGCCAGCGACGGCCGCACCCGCACCCAGCGCTCATCCGGCGGCCGCGGATCATCACGGTCCACATACCGCAACGGCACCGCCCGCCCCAGCCCGCCCAGCGCCCCGGCACCCGCCTGGGCGACCAGCCGGGCGGCGACGTGGCGCGCCGGGGAGTCATACAGCTCCAACCCGCGCGTCACCACCCACCCCCCGCACCGCCCACGCCACCGCCAGCACCGACGGCACCGCCAGCACCGACGGCGGCACGGGCCCGCGTCGCCGCGGCCTGCCAGCCCCGCTCCACCCGACTGCCCACCACCAGCCGCGGTTCCCCCGCCGCCGCCGCCCACTCCTCGATCGGCCAGCCCGCACCGCGCGCCACCTGGTGCAACGCCACATCCGGGTTCACCGCCACCGGATTACCCACCGCGCGCAACAACGGCAGATCCGACTGACTGTCCGCATACGCCCACGACGCGGCCAGATCCGCCCCCGTGCTGCGCGCATGATGGCCCAGATACGCCGCACGCGCATCCCCGACCAGCGGCGAGGACGCCAACCGGCCGGTGAGCAGCCCATCGCCGCCCACCTCCAGCCGGGCCGCGACGATCTCGTCGAACAGCGGCGCGAACGGCCGGGTCAGCACCTCCACCGCCCCGGTCAGCAGCACCGTGCGATGCCCCGCCGCCCGATGCTCCCGCACGCGGCGAATCCCCGCCGGCTTCACCCGCCGCAGCAGAATGTCCCCGGCCACCTCGGCGACCAGCCGCTCCAGCTCCTCCGGATCGGCCCCCGCATAACGGGCATACACCGCGCGCATCAGATGCCCCCGGTCACGGCGCTCCGCGCGCACATACCCCGGCAGCGCCGCCGCCAGCCCCGCCAGCTCCCGGGCCCGCCGCCGCGGCCCGGCGTCGGCCAACCGCATCCACAGATACGACTCGATCACCGTCGCGCTCGCCACCGCACCGTCGAGGTCGAACACCGCCAGCACCCCGTCGCCGGCAGCCAGATGCCCCGACAGCCGCCGGCGCGGCGCGGCCTCACGCGGACGACGCAGCACCGCCGTCACCGCCGGGCAGTGCACCTGCTGCAGGTAGTGCCGCCAGTCGAAACACGCCGGGTCGAACCCGAACTCCACCTGGTCGGCCGGATCCAACGCCGCGTGCAACGCCGCCGTCGCATCGTCGACGTAGACCAGCTCCGCCTTCGTGTACGCCCGGTACACATCCGAATAGCGGCGCAGG from Frankia alni ACN14a harbors:
- a CDS encoding lactate racemase domain-containing protein, which produces MRPGFVLEVDERTPPLLVHSGAGVLLERFPLGTRVVYPPQPRPGVGDVDAAIGAALAEPVGSAPLSALLRPGMRLAISVDDLRTPQPRVRGVDVRGRILEQVLTVAAAAGVDEVTLVVANGLHRRLGAAEVAGIVGERVFRSFWPTQLACHDAEDAANLVEVGRSDAGEPVEVARAVAEADLLVAVGIVQGPGQGGLGALVEGLSSYASLRAVHAVAAVTQAAAAGAGGGGTVDGAVVQGAAAQRVGAVLGAAVPVFAVTATVNAALGPAPFLTRREWEWSPADSALAFGVGRGLELLGGRGRARVLRDLAADYAITSVTAGAPQAVAVAAWEALDAQQRVDVDGQSDVVVVGLPPFGAYQGGAPADPVLAAHGALGDVFARHRGRPVVRENGAMIVYHPVAARFSQLHQPSYVDFYEEVLAESSDPATIEAKFERQYATDPWYASLYRTSLAHHGVHPFHRWYETAPARAHLAEVVFVGGDRAACARLGYRAASTLADALEIVAGAVGRDPSITYLHSPPQLIADVR
- a CDS encoding zinc-dependent alcohol dehydrogenase, whose protein sequence is MTRGLELYDSPARHVAARLVAQAGAGALGGLGRAVPLRYVDRDDPRPPDERWVRVRPSLAGIGGADLALVTGRASAYLTAVVGLPFVPGREVVGRVEQQVALPDGRVLAAGARVVVDPVAPPAGSVSLSGAGSPSEAGAGVGARAAEVGVGGGGWSRVTLAHRGQLHAVPEGLPDERAVLLDALARAVHAADRARVAPGARVLVVGAGAVGLCTVLALRAFTDAGSVAVVARHPRQAQVAGRFGADAVFDPAGAVAGVRRGTHALRVTPSSGGSFLLGGVDVAVDAAGSAQALATALRTTRAGGRVVVAGTPSDRVDLTPLWARGLELVGAARTSADPGAGDVLARAWELAATAPLDGLVTGGYPLTRWRDALAHAWDAGRLGAVRVAFDPAAPS